From the Opitutia bacterium genome, one window contains:
- a CDS encoding fibronectin type III domain-containing protein, producing MHTLLPTFLRRALAGSAFVAAALSAFAGQNYYATPAGAGAQDGTSWTNAWPQAQIQTAVNGLGAGDTLNLGSGTYTITSLVINSSGEPGNPKSIVGVDTGGGRPLFQGSFNIANDAGGARFIHFPGAAHHWAFRNLAFRNHPWVINMSLVASGNDTLRSNLVFDTLSFDTIEDAIRLYNVNHVEVVNCTAIRYTKKAFRVGDHTSFITFRATSADCTGGDPAFVAKAIPVGFGGDDTDGLPIIHDVDFIDCISSNNGYPQGGSNYWNGDGFSTERGTYNVRFIRCQAFDNNDGGFDNKATDVLYQDCISVGNSRGYRHWAGGGQMVNCLAAFNVKRGGTGGAYGVWVSGNGGALNVDYSTFHGLGTALSVDSGGILSASNSILSAEGAITSFVSGSATLNQTVMWSESTGIDPDYIDRDPLWRGVPANAMDSQLYGLTKGYSSARVDTTPNAAPTLAIAASVTSGLVPLTVAFTADAADSDCTLVGYAWTFGDGQSSALQNPTVTYYAPGTFTATCVVTDNRGAKTTQTITINASMPTTPVAMRIESGSSTAYTDGLGHVWAADFGFTGGGMADRGAIEIAGTNDDRLYQTERWGVTGYSLIVANGLYEVRLHFAETFSGVTAAGQRVFSVTAEGTAPAGWTNIDIFGEAGGRDIALVKSGIVAVTDNYLDLSFAASVNNTLINAIEIFPVAGGDLPPVPPAGLSFSDATTSSFTVSWAPATDDVGVVSYDVLRDGVLVGSTTGLSLPVTGLDPYTTYRINVRARDTAGNGSALSAPLYARTLDDGTTGAEIIIDNLAPLRVAFTGEWQTGTTSNTYYGPNYHHDGNAGKGAKSARFIPDFPAGATYSVYVRWPAGANRANNVPIDVIHASGTTTKSFNQRVSDGVWVLHGTYAFSAGTGGSLLIRTTGTNGFVIADAVRFVREAADTTAPSAPASLAATSVTSTAFTLTWTGATDNVGITGYDVFRDGVQIGTATSTSLPVTGLTPYTNYSMTVRARDAAGNVSALSAPLVVRTLDDDGGTGGAEIILDNTSAVGVTITGDWISATTAAGYYGTNYLQDGNVDKGTKSVRYTPDIPVAADYTVYLRWTAGSNRASNVPVDVIHAGGTATSVVNQRVNGGAWISLGVRSFAAGTGGSVLIRTTDTNGFVIADAVRFVRVAAGSDTTAPSVPADLSASAVGENAFTLSWTASTDNVGVTGYEVFIDGVSRGTVTAATASVSGLTANTTYSATVRARDAAGNWSEASSPLSVTTAGSAADTVAPSSPAGLVASGVTATSFTLSWPASTDNVGVTGYEVFRDGVSLGAPASTSFSVTGLAPSTAYAMTVRARDAAGNWSAPSATLNVTTAASPGGGTTVNGRVISVNLSDGTNSLAPEEIAGAVAAPNWNNSIAANQPVTNAPDDLGSATTADVTFTNASFTYLNATAGTSPDAKMMRSQRGLSNGSTMTATTAQVPYARYDVYVYWGGRTTQESVPATMTLNFQKWNGTAWVTAETKYIRDTNRTWSGTYVESTAASAAEAVDGQDYVVFRGVTDATFRVSATLGSRAGISGFQIVEQVPVQTGAVPVITSATAMSGEFGAPFSYTITATESATAFGATGLPAGLSIDAATGVIAGVPSVAGTFDVALSATNATGTGVAVLTLTIERAPQTITFAAPAAKTFGDAPFALGATSSAGLPVTYAVASGPGSVDGDVLTITGAGSIVVVASQAGDTTHLPATPVEVTIVVARAEQLISIDSPEEKTFGDAPFVVNASANSGLPVTLAIESGPATLNDSTVTILGAGVVVLTATQVGNDNFLPAESVEFSIQVSPAGQVLVVSSPGAKVYGDAPFALSGAASSGLPVSYAVVSGPASVAGNLVTLLGAGTVVVSAEQPGNANYFAAEPVTLSFEVAKAAQTITFPNPGAKTFGDAPFALGATSSSGLAISYAVVSGPATLAGHTVTLTGAGTVTLSAAQGGDANHLPAPSETVSFAVAKAGATITLAGLWQLYDGAPKTATIVTTPADLKVTITYAGSATPPVYPGTYAVEATVDEANYSGSVTGTLVIASGITVRHAPTLNGTVDGSLQVLTAESITLNGSAVVTGDLLVPGTPAVRLNGQPVFGGTVDATGQAGATAFTVTLNGGSKLRHLVRRVDAATLPVVTAPSAPAGTRDVVLNNATQDAGDFATLRNLTLNGNAGTRTIPPGVYGSFTANGSSGFVLGVAGSTTPAVYQLQSLTLNGNSRVQIVGPVVLVLANGTTINGECGVEGAPELLWLQIASGGLTLNGGARFHGFVEAPAGTLTVNGNTTLHGGVAVDRLVVNGGALLRGPEQD from the coding sequence ATGCACACGCTCCTCCCGACGTTCCTTCGTCGCGCGCTGGCCGGCTCTGCCTTTGTTGCCGCTGCGCTCTCGGCTTTCGCCGGTCAAAATTATTACGCCACCCCGGCTGGTGCCGGTGCCCAGGATGGCACCTCGTGGACGAACGCCTGGCCGCAGGCGCAAATCCAGACTGCCGTCAACGGTCTCGGCGCGGGTGACACGCTGAATCTCGGCAGCGGCACCTACACGATCACCTCGCTCGTCATCAACAGCAGCGGCGAGCCGGGCAATCCGAAGAGCATCGTCGGTGTCGACACCGGTGGCGGCCGACCGCTCTTCCAAGGCAGCTTCAACATCGCGAACGATGCGGGTGGCGCGCGTTTCATCCATTTTCCCGGCGCGGCGCATCACTGGGCGTTCCGCAATCTCGCGTTCCGCAATCACCCCTGGGTGATCAACATGAGCCTCGTCGCCTCGGGCAACGACACGCTGCGCTCCAACCTCGTGTTCGACACGCTCTCGTTCGACACGATCGAGGACGCCATCCGCCTCTACAACGTCAACCACGTCGAGGTCGTGAACTGCACCGCGATCCGCTACACGAAAAAGGCGTTCCGCGTCGGCGACCACACGAGCTTCATCACCTTCCGTGCGACCTCCGCGGACTGCACCGGCGGCGATCCGGCGTTCGTCGCGAAAGCGATCCCGGTCGGCTTCGGCGGCGACGACACCGACGGTCTGCCGATCATCCACGACGTCGACTTCATCGACTGCATCTCGTCCAACAACGGCTATCCGCAGGGCGGCAGCAACTATTGGAACGGCGACGGCTTCTCCACCGAGCGCGGCACCTACAACGTCCGCTTCATCCGCTGCCAGGCCTTCGATAACAACGACGGCGGCTTCGACAACAAGGCGACCGACGTGCTCTACCAGGATTGCATTTCGGTCGGCAACTCGCGCGGCTACCGCCACTGGGCCGGCGGCGGGCAGATGGTGAATTGCCTCGCGGCCTTCAACGTGAAGCGCGGCGGCACCGGCGGCGCTTACGGCGTCTGGGTGAGCGGCAACGGCGGTGCACTCAACGTGGATTATTCCACCTTTCACGGTCTCGGCACCGCACTCTCCGTCGATAGCGGCGGCATCCTTTCGGCGAGCAACTCGATCCTCTCCGCCGAAGGGGCGATCACCAGCTTCGTCAGCGGTTCGGCCACGCTCAATCAGACGGTCATGTGGAGCGAGAGCACCGGCATCGATCCCGACTACATCGATCGTGATCCTCTCTGGCGCGGCGTGCCGGCCAACGCGATGGACAGTCAGCTCTACGGCCTCACCAAGGGCTACAGCAGCGCGCGCGTCGACACTACGCCCAACGCCGCGCCGACGCTCGCGATCGCGGCCAGCGTCACCAGCGGTCTCGTGCCGTTGACGGTTGCTTTCACCGCCGACGCGGCCGACAGCGACTGCACCCTCGTCGGCTACGCGTGGACGTTCGGCGATGGCCAGTCGTCCGCGTTGCAGAATCCCACGGTCACCTATTATGCGCCCGGCACCTTCACCGCCACGTGTGTGGTGACGGACAATCGCGGTGCGAAGACCACGCAAACCATCACGATCAACGCGTCGATGCCGACCACACCGGTCGCGATGCGCATCGAGTCGGGCAGCTCCACTGCTTACACGGATGGCCTCGGTCACGTATGGGCGGCGGACTTCGGCTTCACCGGCGGCGGCATGGCCGATCGCGGCGCCATCGAAATCGCCGGCACCAACGACGACCGTCTCTACCAGACCGAGCGCTGGGGCGTGACCGGCTACTCGCTCATTGTGGCCAACGGCCTCTACGAGGTGCGCCTGCATTTCGCGGAGACTTTCTCCGGCGTCACCGCGGCGGGCCAGCGCGTGTTCAGCGTGACGGCGGAAGGCACCGCGCCCGCCGGTTGGACCAACATCGACATCTTCGGCGAAGCCGGTGGTCGCGACATTGCGCTCGTGAAGTCCGGCATTGTCGCCGTGACCGACAACTACCTCGATCTGTCCTTCGCGGCGTCCGTCAACAACACGCTCATCAACGCGATTGAGATTTTCCCGGTCGCGGGCGGCGATCTGCCGCCGGTGCCGCCGGCGGGGTTGAGCTTCAGCGACGCGACGACGAGTTCGTTCACCGTCAGCTGGGCGCCCGCGACCGACGATGTCGGCGTCGTCAGCTATGATGTTCTCCGTGACGGCGTGCTCGTCGGCTCGACGACGGGCCTCAGCCTGCCTGTCACGGGCCTCGATCCCTATACGACCTATCGCATCAACGTGCGGGCGCGCGACACCGCGGGCAACGGTTCCGCGCTGAGCGCACCGCTCTACGCCCGCACGCTCGATGACGGCACGACGGGCGCAGAGATCATCATCGACAATCTTGCGCCGTTGCGCGTGGCGTTCACGGGCGAGTGGCAGACCGGCACGACCTCGAACACTTACTACGGCCCGAACTACCACCATGACGGCAACGCCGGGAAAGGCGCGAAGAGCGCCCGTTTCATTCCCGACTTTCCTGCGGGCGCGACCTACAGCGTCTACGTTCGCTGGCCCGCCGGCGCGAACCGCGCAAACAATGTCCCGATCGACGTCATCCACGCGAGCGGCACCACGACGAAATCCTTCAACCAGCGCGTGAGCGACGGCGTCTGGGTGCTCCACGGCACCTACGCCTTCTCCGCCGGCACCGGCGGCAGCCTGCTCATCCGCACCACCGGCACCAACGGCTTCGTCATCGCCGACGCCGTGCGCTTCGTGCGCGAGGCGGCCGACACTACCGCACCGTCCGCGCCGGCCAGCCTCGCGGCAACCAGCGTGACGAGCACCGCGTTCACCCTCACGTGGACGGGCGCGACCGACAACGTCGGCATCACCGGCTACGACGTGTTCCGCGATGGCGTGCAAATCGGCACCGCCACGAGCACCAGCTTGCCCGTCACCGGCCTCACGCCCTACACGAATTACTCGATGACGGTTCGCGCGCGCGATGCCGCCGGCAACGTCTCGGCGCTCAGCGCACCGCTCGTCGTGCGCACGCTCGATGACGATGGCGGCACGGGTGGGGCGGAGATCATTCTCGATAACACATCGGCCGTCGGCGTGACGATCACCGGCGACTGGATCTCGGCCACGACGGCTGCCGGTTATTACGGCACGAATTACCTGCAGGACGGCAATGTCGACAAGGGCACGAAGAGCGTGCGCTACACGCCGGACATTCCCGTCGCTGCCGACTACACGGTCTATCTCCGCTGGACCGCGGGGTCCAACCGCGCGAGCAACGTGCCCGTCGACGTGATCCACGCTGGCGGCACCGCGACCAGCGTCGTCAACCAGCGGGTCAACGGCGGCGCGTGGATTTCTCTCGGCGTCCGCAGCTTCGCGGCCGGCACCGGCGGCAGCGTGCTCATCCGCACGACCGATACGAACGGCTTCGTCATTGCTGACGCTGTGCGCTTCGTGCGCGTCGCGGCCGGCAGCGATACGACGGCGCCGTCCGTGCCGGCGGACTTGTCCGCCTCCGCCGTCGGTGAAAACGCCTTCACGCTTTCGTGGACGGCCTCGACCGACAACGTCGGCGTCACGGGCTACGAGGTCTTCATCGACGGAGTTTCACGCGGCACCGTTACCGCGGCGACCGCCAGCGTCAGCGGCCTGACGGCGAACACCACCTACAGCGCCACCGTGCGCGCGCGGGACGCTGCCGGCAACTGGTCCGAGGCCAGCAGTCCGCTCAGCGTAACGACTGCCGGCAGCGCCGCCGACACGGTCGCGCCCAGCTCGCCGGCCGGGCTCGTCGCCAGCGGTGTGACCGCGACCTCGTTCACGCTTTCATGGCCGGCTTCGACCGACAACGTCGGCGTCACCGGCTACGAAGTGTTTCGCGACGGGGTGTCGCTCGGCGCGCCCGCGTCGACGAGCTTCAGCGTCACCGGTCTCGCACCGAGCACGGCCTACGCGATGACCGTGCGCGCTCGCGACGCCGCCGGCAATTGGTCGGCGCCGAGCGCGACGTTGAACGTGACCACCGCCGCGTCTCCGGGTGGCGGGACCACGGTGAACGGCCGCGTCATCAGCGTGAATCTCAGCGATGGCACGAACTCACTCGCGCCGGAGGAAATCGCCGGCGCCGTGGCTGCGCCGAACTGGAACAATTCCATCGCGGCGAATCAGCCCGTCACCAACGCCCCCGATGATCTCGGCAGCGCGACGACGGCGGATGTGACGTTCACGAATGCCAGCTTCACTTACCTCAACGCGACCGCCGGCACTTCGCCCGACGCGAAGATGATGCGCAGCCAGCGCGGCCTCAGCAACGGCAGCACGATGACGGCGACCACCGCCCAAGTGCCCTACGCTCGCTACGACGTCTACGTTTATTGGGGCGGTCGCACGACGCAGGAATCCGTTCCCGCCACCATGACGCTGAACTTCCAGAAGTGGAACGGCACCGCGTGGGTCACGGCCGAGACCAAATACATTCGCGATACGAATCGCACCTGGAGCGGCACCTACGTGGAGTCCACGGCAGCCAGCGCCGCGGAGGCGGTCGATGGCCAGGACTACGTCGTGTTCCGCGGTGTCACGGACGCCACGTTCCGCGTTTCGGCGACACTGGGCTCGCGAGCCGGCATCAGCGGATTCCAGATCGTCGAACAAGTGCCGGTGCAGACGGGCGCCGTGCCGGTCATCACGAGTGCGACGGCGATGTCCGGTGAGTTCGGCGCGCCGTTCAGCTACACGATCACCGCGACGGAAAGCGCCACCGCGTTCGGCGCGACCGGTCTGCCGGCTGGGCTGAGCATCGACGCGGCCACGGGTGTCATTGCGGGTGTTCCCAGTGTTGCGGGCACCTTCGATGTCGCGTTGTCGGCGACGAACGCCACCGGCACCGGCGTTGCGGTGCTCACGCTCACGATCGAGCGCGCGCCGCAAACGATCACCTTCGCGGCTCCGGCCGCGAAAACGTTTGGCGACGCACCCTTCGCGTTGGGCGCGACCTCGAGTGCCGGCCTGCCGGTCACGTATGCCGTCGCGAGCGGTCCGGGCAGTGTTGACGGTGACGTGCTGACGATCACGGGCGCAGGCTCCATCGTCGTCGTCGCCAGTCAGGCGGGTGACACGACTCACCTGCCGGCGACGCCGGTGGAAGTGACGATCGTCGTCGCACGTGCGGAGCAGCTCATCAGCATCGATTCGCCCGAGGAGAAGACGTTCGGTGACGCGCCGTTTGTCGTGAACGCGTCGGCGAACTCGGGTTTGCCTGTCACGCTCGCGATCGAAAGCGGCCCGGCCACGCTCAACGACTCCACGGTGACGATTCTCGGCGCCGGCGTCGTGGTGCTCACGGCGACGCAGGTCGGCAACGATAACTTCCTGCCCGCGGAGTCGGTCGAGTTCTCCATTCAGGTTTCGCCGGCCGGCCAGGTCCTCGTTGTCTCGTCGCCCGGAGCAAAAGTTTACGGCGACGCGCCGTTTGCGTTGTCGGGCGCGGCCAGCTCGGGCTTGCCCGTCAGCTACGCCGTGGTGAGCGGGCCGGCGTCGGTCGCGGGCAATCTCGTGACGCTGCTCGGTGCAGGAACGGTCGTCGTGTCGGCGGAGCAGCCGGGCAACGCCAACTACTTCGCCGCGGAGCCGGTCACGTTGTCGTTCGAAGTCGCGAAAGCGGCGCAGACGATCACGTTCCCCAATCCGGGTGCGAAAACCTTCGGCGACGCGCCGTTCGCGTTGGGGGCGACGTCGAGTTCCGGACTCGCGATCTCGTATGCGGTTGTGAGTGGTCCTGCGACGCTCGCTGGCCACACGGTCACGCTCACGGGCGCTGGCACGGTGACCCTCAGCGCGGCGCAGGGCGGCGACGCCAACCACCTGCCGGCACCGAGCGAAACCGTCTCGTTCGCCGTCGCCAAGGCCGGCGCGACGATCACCCTCGCAGGCTTGTGGCAGCTCTACGACGGCGCGCCGAAGACGGCGACCATCGTCACCACGCCCGCCGACCTGAAAGTCACGATCACTTACGCCGGCAGCGCGACGCCGCCGGTTTATCCCGGAACGTATGCGGTCGAGGCGACGGTCGATGAAGCGAACTACAGCGGGTCCGTCACCGGCACGCTCGTGATCGCCTCGGGCATCACGGTGCGGCACGCACCGACGCTCAACGGCACCGTCGACGGCTCACTGCAAGTGCTCACCGCGGAATCGATCACCTTGAACGGCTCCGCGGTCGTCACCGGCGATCTGCTCGTTCCCGGCACGCCTGCGGTGCGGCTGAATGGTCAACCCGTCTTCGGCGGCACCGTGGACGCGACCGGGCAGGCCGGCGCGACGGCTTTCACCGTCACGCTGAACGGTGGCTCGAAGCTGCGGCACCTCGTGCGCCGCGTCGATGCCGCGACGCTGCCGGTCGTGACGGCACCGTCCGCGCCGGCCGGCACGCGCGACGTCGTGTTGAACAACGCGACGCAGGACGCCGGCGATTTTGCCACGTTGCGCAATCTCACGCTCAACGGCAACGCGGGCACGCGCACGATTCCGCCGGGCGTCTACGGCTCGTTCACCGCCAACGGCTCGTCCGGCTTCGTGCTCGGTGTGGCCGGCTCCACGACGCCCGCCGTCTATCAGCTGCAAAGCCTCACGCTGAACGGCAACAGCCGCGTGCAGATCGTGGGCCCGGTCGTTCTCGTTCTCGCCAATGGCACGACGATCAACGGGGAATGCGGCGTGGAGGGCGCGCCGGAACTGCTCTGGCTGCAGATCGCCTCGGGCGGCCTGACACTCAACGGTGGCGCCCGCTTCCATGGCTTCGTCGAGGCGCCGGCCGGCACCCTGACCGTGAACGGCAACACGACGCTGCACGGCGGCGTGGCCGTGGATCGTCTGGTCGTGAACGGCGGCGCGCTTCTTCGCGGTCCGGAGCAGGACTGA
- a CDS encoding SgcJ/EcaC family oxidoreductase, with product MNQKSPDATVQRLVHALNAADLDQAASLYTADAVFVPEPGKVVHGRAAVRAALAELLALKPCLTTHRQQIFSDGDVALYHSRWSLRGTAPDGQTVELGGNSSDVLRRQADGTWLIAIDNPHGTRVLGE from the coding sequence ATGAATCAAAAATCCCCCGACGCCACCGTTCAGCGTCTCGTCCACGCGCTCAATGCCGCCGATCTCGATCAGGCGGCTTCACTCTACACGGCCGATGCCGTCTTCGTTCCAGAACCGGGCAAGGTCGTGCACGGACGCGCCGCCGTTCGCGCCGCCCTGGCCGAATTGCTCGCGCTCAAGCCGTGCCTCACGACGCATCGCCAGCAAATCTTCTCCGACGGAGACGTTGCACTCTATCACTCCCGGTGGTCCCTGCGCGGGACCGCTCCGGATGGGCAAACCGTCGAACTCGGCGGCAACTCCAGCGACGTCCTGCGACGTCAGGCGGACGGCACCTGGCTCATCGCGATCGACAATCCGCACGGCACGCGGGTGCTGGGCGAGTGA